From Candidatus Nanohalococcus occultus:
GTCATCACTGTAGAGATCACTGTCTTCCTATCGCTGAAACTCTGTACAACGCGATTACTTAGGTCCGATCCGATCAGAACAACGTTATCTAGGTTTTTCCGATTTAAAACAGTTTTCAGGGCTTTTACAGAGCTTTCATAATCTCTGTCATCTGTTCTGACGCAGAGTGTTCTGTAACGGTTCGAAAAATACTTCAACTGGTGTTTCCATGTTTTCCAGCCGCCGATACCTGGTACGAACACTATCTGGATGTTCGAGTCCGTCTTCGAATCGTAGTATTCTATATCTTCCTCAAGGGGTTCAAACTCCATATTATCGACTAGAGCCGGAAATTCTTTTATCCCTTGGACTAAAAGGCCTTTAACGTGGCCAGTAAAGACCAGTTGATACTTCTAATAGGTGCGCTCTCAGGAACCACAGCATACTACCTGTACCCGGAGATCGGACTAGCCTCAGCTCTAATGATAATTTTCGCCGTATCATGGTTCCTATGGGGTCTGACAACGAAAGGCAAGACACTAAACACAGTCAGCTTCCTCAAGAATCCGCCGATCGCAGCTTTCATGGGATTCATCGGCAGCTTCATCTACCTCAGCTTCCAAGGCTACAGTTCGGCGAACACCTGGCTTTTCGCATTCGGCATAGCACTTCTCTCCGGGCTTGTATCTATCATGTTGAACACTTTATGGAGTATAGGAGGAGACTGAGCAGGTAAATCCTGAAGGTTTAATGCTTTCCCGACTAACAGTAGAGTATGTTTGACAAAATAAAGGAATCTGTCCAGAAGTTCTCCCGCAAAGGAGTTGCGGACGAGGAAGCCGTAGAACAGCTCGTAAAAGACATTCAACGCGATCTGATCGCAGCCGACGTGGATGTCGGACTTGTATCGGAACTATCCGATGAGATAAGAGAAGAGGCCTTAAGCGAAGACGTACCGAAGGGACTTTCCCGGAAAGAACACGTACTTGAAATTGTATACAACAAGCTCGAAGAACTTCTAGGAGACGAACCTGAAATAGAGGAGCCGGACAGAATACTTCTATGCGGTCTCTACGGAGCAGGAAAGACCACGACTGCCGCGAAGCTAGCCGATCACTTCCGGAAAAGAGGCCGGAAACCAGGGCTGATCGCAGCGGATACCGACAGACCGGCAGCATACGATCAGCTAAAACAGCTATCGGAAGATGCGGAATCTGCTTTTTATGGTGAGAAAGACGCTGAAGACCCCGTAAAAGTCGTGGAAAACGGGATGGCTGAAATCGATTCGAACCTTACTATAGTTGACTCGGCGGGACGTAACTCGCTGGATGAAGACCTGAAAAAAGAGCTTTCGGATATGTACGAGGTTTTCCAACCGGATTATACCTTCCTGGTGATGCCGGCTGATATCGGTCAGTCCGCGAAAAAACAGGCCGAACAGTTTACGGAAGCCGTAGGCGTCGATGGTGTTATAGTTACCAAGATGGATTCCAGCGCGAAGGGAGGTGGAGCGCTTGTAGCATGTAAGAACGCAGGCGCGCCGGTTTTCTACGTAGGAACAGGTGAGAAACTCGGCGACCTCGAGAAGTTCGACCCTGTTGACTTCGTATCGGACATGATTGGTCAGCCCGATCTCGAATCATTGCTTGAGAAGGTTGAACAGCTAGATACCGATCCGGAAAAACTCCTGGAAGGAGATTTCACACTGGTTGATTTCAAAGAGCAGATGGAAAGTGTGACAGACGCCGGCATGATGGAAGAGATCATGCAGCAGCTGCCTATAGGAACACAGATGCCGGACAACATGGCCTCTATGACCGAAGAAAAGATTGGAAACTACAGCACCATAATCGATTCAATGACAGAAGAGGAGAAAGTCGATCCGTCGGTTATCAAGAAGTCAAGAGTGGAACGTATCGCTGACGGTTCGGGGACCTCGAGAGAGGATGTCCGTGAACTGATGAAACACTTCCGCCAGACAAAGAACATGATGGATAAGTTCGATAAAGGATCAATGAAACGTGGAAACATGCAGAAAATGATGAAACAGATGGGTCTCTAGGACCCTTTAGGATTTTTCTTAACAGTCGTAACCTTCCCGTACTTCTATCGTTGCTTCTCCGTCACGGGCGTCTTTAACATAGAAGCCTCTCGGACTATCCTCGCTCATGTCGCATAGGATATTATCTCCCTCTTCATATGAAATTGGTCCACTCGCATCAGCTACGCGGTCAATTTCCACAGTTCCGTTAGAGTATGAGTTCTCCAGATATATTCCTTCGTGAGTGTCGCCCTTCTCCAAAAGTACTTCTGTACGGCTTTTTTCGTTTGAGGCACATCCAGCTAGGCCTGTAAGTGCTGCGGTAGTACTTGCTAAAAACGTCCTTCGTGTAGTTTCAGAATCAGTCATTATATTGTTACTCTCTGATAGCTAATTATAAATAAGTCTTGGTATACCGGGGCGTCCGAGACCGTGGCGCTTGGTCTAGTTCAGACTTCCATCTGTGGATAAATCTGTTTTAGCTGCTCAAGTTCGTTTTCATCGTAGAACTTCTTTTTACCGAGTCTTTTCTCAAGCATTTCCTCTTTCTGCCGGTACTCTTTTTCAACTTCTTCGTCAACAGTTGATAGAAGGTCGTGTACAACGCTAGAGGTGGCTCTAAACGTATCGATAAACGTGTACCATTTCGATGGCACATGATAGTCTGCGCGTGAAACTGCCTCGGTAACTCCGAGCAGTGTCAGCAAGCTGTATCTATACAGCGTTTTCCGTGTTCTTGAAGGCATCTAGTGTTTTTCCTCTCGGTGATCCCCCCTCTCACTCGTTACTCCCCTTCAAGTATATACTAATCCGTAACCGGTTTATAAAATCGACGATAGTTTGAGTTTATGATAGCTTTAATCTCTGATTCCCATGTTCCCAACCGCGCGGACAGAATACCAGAGCAGTTCATCGAAATTCTAAAACAGGCTGATACTGTAGCCCACTGCGGAGACTTTGAAACCCGGGAGATGTACGATGAGCTTGATTCGATCAGCGAGGAGTTCCATGCGGTTAAAGGCAACTGCGATAGGTTCGAAATCGATAACTACAACTCATTTGAGACTAATGGGGTGAAGATCGGTATGTACCATGGATCTCGTATCACGCCTAGAGGTCACAAGCCTACCTTGGCAAAGACCGCTGATGAACTAAACTCTAAAGTGCTTTTACACGGCCATACCCACCAGCAGGAAGCGACAGAGTTCGAGGGAAAGATTCTGTTGAACCCTGGTAGCTGTACCGGTGTAGGAGGCGGCAGCTCCGTCGATGGAAATCCCCGGATGATGAAAGTTTACGTCGAAGACGAGCTGAGAGTTGAGATGATCGAACTTGTTGATGGCGAGGTAAATCAGATAGAATCGAAGTCCTTCGAACTCTAGATGTGTTAAAAGCTTCAGCTCTATAACCTAGGTATGAATCCAGTAAAAGAGAAAGCTGATGCTTTGCTTGAAGAAAAACTATGTGATCACTGTCTCGGAAGGCAGTTTGCCAAGCTAGGTTACGGCCTTGAAAACTACGAGAGAGGCGCAATAATAAGAAAAGAGCCTGATCTAGAGGAATCGGACTTCGATCCGGAAAACGTCCCGGAGGAAGCGGAGTTCGAAGGTTCAAACATTGATTCTTCCGAATGTAAAGTGTGTGGTGGTTTGTTTGCTCGTGTGGATGAGTACGCTGATATGGTGATAAGTTCTTTCGATCGTTACGAGCTATCGACTTTCCTTGTCGGAATCCGTCCGCCGGAAAGTGTTATAGCCGCAGAGGAAGACTTATGGGAAGATTACGGCGTTGAGTTCACCGAGCCGGTAAAAACCGAGTTATCTCGCTTGATAGGAAAACGCGTGGAAAAAGAGCTTGGGATCGAGGTGGATTTCGAGCGAGCGGACATCATGGCGGTTGTAGACATGCGGGAGGGAAAGGAACGTATCGAGCTACAGGTCAACTCGCTTCTGGTCTACGGCCAGTACAACAAGTACTCAAGAGAGCTACCGCAGACCGAATGGCACTGTAGAAACTGCCGTGGAGACGGCTGCGATGAATGTGACTGGACTGGTAAAAACTATCCGACGAGCGTCCAGGAAATTATCCAGGAGCCTTTCATGCGTGAAACCAAAGCGATCGATGCGAAGTTCCACGGCGGAGGCCGAGAGGACGTTGACGCAAAGTGCCTGGGTAAAAGAGAGTTCGTACTCGAGCTGAGAGAACCGATCCACAGAGACCTTGATCTTGAAGCACTGGCTGAAGAGGTCAACGAAAGCGAGGACGTAGAGATATTCAACGTGCGGCCGGCAGGAAAAGATGAGGCCGCAGAGATCAAACAGAAACACGCCGACAAACGGTACCGCGCTCTGGTCGAACTCGAAGAAGACATCGAAGAAGAGAGCCTAGAGAAGCTTCAGGAGATCGTAGGAGAGGTAAAACAGTTTACGCCGAACCGGGTACAGCACCGCCGGGCGGAAAAGGTCCGCAAACGAGAAGTCTTCGAGATAGAAGCCGAGAGAGTTGGCGAGAAAAAGATAGAACTTGAGATAGAGGCCGAAGCCGGTACCTACATCAAGGAGCTGATTTCAAGCGATGAAGGAAATACCGAGCCATCGGTATCAGATATACTTGGAACCAAAGCTGAATGTGTGGAATTAGACGTTTTGTGGGTTGAAAAGTAAGGTTTTCGATAGAAAAGGTTTGAGACCGGAGGACTCGTTCTATGGCGAGCATTTAGGTGAAAGCCCTCCGGCATCCTGGTCTAAGCTTCTTCGTAGCCGGGTGATTCCTCGAGAATCTCTCCGGCCAGTTCATCAACTTCCAGCTGATTGATGCTTTTTGCGTCGTCCGGAATTCCTCCCCCTGTGTAGTCTGCGATTGTCCTTCCCCTCAAAGTGTATTTGTGACTCCACAGTTAAATAAGTGTTGTAACTAAGCAGTGGCACT
This genomic window contains:
- a CDS encoding signal recognition particle receptor subunit alpha, with the protein product MFDKIKESVQKFSRKGVADEEAVEQLVKDIQRDLIAADVDVGLVSELSDEIREEALSEDVPKGLSRKEHVLEIVYNKLEELLGDEPEIEEPDRILLCGLYGAGKTTTAAKLADHFRKRGRKPGLIAADTDRPAAYDQLKQLSEDAESAFYGEKDAEDPVKVVENGMAEIDSNLTIVDSAGRNSLDEDLKKELSDMYEVFQPDYTFLVMPADIGQSAKKQAEQFTEAVGVDGVIVTKMDSSAKGGGALVACKNAGAPVFYVGTGEKLGDLEKFDPVDFVSDMIGQPDLESLLEKVEQLDTDPEKLLEGDFTLVDFKEQMESVTDAGMMEEIMQQLPIGTQMPDNMASMTEEKIGNYSTIIDSMTEEEKVDPSVIKKSRVERIADGSGTSREDVRELMKHFRQTKNMMDKFDKGSMKRGNMQKMMKQMGL
- a CDS encoding tRNA pseudouridine(54/55) synthase Pus10; amino-acid sequence: MNPVKEKADALLEEKLCDHCLGRQFAKLGYGLENYERGAIIRKEPDLEESDFDPENVPEEAEFEGSNIDSSECKVCGGLFARVDEYADMVISSFDRYELSTFLVGIRPPESVIAAEEDLWEDYGVEFTEPVKTELSRLIGKRVEKELGIEVDFERADIMAVVDMREGKERIELQVNSLLVYGQYNKYSRELPQTEWHCRNCRGDGCDECDWTGKNYPTSVQEIIQEPFMRETKAIDAKFHGGGREDVDAKCLGKREFVLELREPIHRDLDLEALAEEVNESEDVEIFNVRPAGKDEAAEIKQKHADKRYRALVELEEDIEEESLEKLQEIVGEVKQFTPNRVQHRRAEKVRKREVFEIEAERVGEKKIELEIEAEAGTYIKELISSDEGNTEPSVSDILGTKAECVELDVLWVEK
- a CDS encoding metallophosphoesterase; protein product: MIALISDSHVPNRADRIPEQFIEILKQADTVAHCGDFETREMYDELDSISEEFHAVKGNCDRFEIDNYNSFETNGVKIGMYHGSRITPRGHKPTLAKTADELNSKVLLHGHTHQQEATEFEGKILLNPGSCTGVGGGSSVDGNPRMMKVYVEDELRVEMIELVDGEVNQIESKSFEL